One Microtus pennsylvanicus isolate mMicPen1 chromosome 3, mMicPen1.hap1, whole genome shotgun sequence DNA window includes the following coding sequences:
- the Fxyd2 gene encoding sodium/potassium-transporting ATPase subunit gamma isoform X2, whose translation MDRWYLGGSAKGAEDPFHYDYETVRKGGLIFAGLAFVVGLLILLSKRFRCGGNKRHRQVNEDEL comes from the exons GTGGCAGCGCCAAGGGGGCAGAGGATCCATTCCACTATG ACTACGAGACTGTCCGCAAAGGGGGCCTGATCTTTGCGGGCCTGGCCTTCGTCGTGGGGCTCCTCATCCTCCTCA GCAAAAGATTCCGCTGTGGGGGCAATAAGAGGCACAG GCAGGTCAATGAAGATGAGCTGTGA
- the Fxyd2 gene encoding sodium/potassium-transporting ATPase subunit gamma isoform X1, with protein MTGLSTGDGGSAKGAEDPFHYDYETVRKGGLIFAGLAFVVGLLILLSKRFRCGGNKRHRQVNEDEL; from the exons ATGACAGGGCTGTCGACTGGTGATG GTGGCAGCGCCAAGGGGGCAGAGGATCCATTCCACTATG ACTACGAGACTGTCCGCAAAGGGGGCCTGATCTTTGCGGGCCTGGCCTTCGTCGTGGGGCTCCTCATCCTCCTCA GCAAAAGATTCCGCTGTGGGGGCAATAAGAGGCACAG GCAGGTCAATGAAGATGAGCTGTGA